The Flavobacterium sp. K5-23 genome segment TTCTCAAAATAAATCCGATCACCTATAGAATGCTTTTCTTGAATGGAGTTGTAGATTCCTTTTCCAAAAGTGTTTTTCTTTACGATTAATAAATCGACACGCCTGTTTTTGGTCCTCACATCCATAAGGTTTTCTACCTCGTCATTTTTGATGATAACACGTCCTCGGCCTTCAATGATAACAATTTTGTTTTTATTAAAACCATTATTTGTAAGTAGGGTTCTTACTGTGCTTACCCTGTTTTCAGATAGTTTATAATTGTAGTCATTGCTACCTCTATCATCACAGTATCCATAAATTTGTATCGATTCAATTTTAGATGTATCAGCCTTTTTGACAAATTCAAGGATTTTGTTTTCCTGAAACTGATCAATAGCATATTTATCAAATTCAAAATATACTGTTTCTACCTTTTCCCCTTGAGCCATAAGAGAATTAAGCGTTGTAAAAACAAGAAAAAACAAGAATTTTTTCATCATATTTTTAAGATGCTTTTATATTGAGTTGAATTGTTTAAGATACTCACGGCTTTCTTTATTTCGATATTGTTTTTTATATAATAGTTATAAACGCCTTCTTGATATTGAAATCTTTTTATGATTTCATCTACCATCAGACTTTTAATTTCATTTTGATTTTTATCTAACAATTTTTCCTCGCTTTTTTGGACAGAGGTTAATAATTGTTGGTATTCTGCTATAATAGCATCGTCTATTTTTTCTTTTTTGGCTACAGCCAATGTGTTTTTCAAAGCGATTTCGGTTTCGGTATCAAAACTGATATTTCGTGCTTTTAGAAAATTCTTGAATTCTTGAAAATCGGTATCAGTTATAGTTGGGATTTGCTCTCCTAAATTTGGGTTTTTATAATAGTAATCCGTTACATAATTAAAGATGCCGTCATTTTTAATTAATGCATTTGTAATAGCGCTTTTTTTAGATTCCTCAAGTTCCACATCAGGCAATATGCCGCCTCCGTCATAAACCGTTCTGCCTTTACGGGTTTTAAAGGCGTTGTAGTTTTTGCCTTCAGTTCTTGTGGCCAGTCCGTTTTTGTCTTTATGCGCATAATCTAAAGCCTGAATGCATCTTCCGGAAGGAGTGTAATAACGGGAAATAGTAACCTTAAGCTGTGTTCCATAGGTAAGATCCACAGGTTTTTGCACTAATCCTTTTCCAAAACTTCTGCTTCCTAATACAACGGCGCGATCTAAATCTTGTAGTGCTCCTGATACAATTTCTGATGCTGAGGCGCTATTGCCGTTAACGATGATAACCAGTGGAATTTCGGTGTCTACAGCTTCGTTAACTGTTTTATAAGTGTAGTTGTTTTTTTCGTTTTTAGATTTAGTGGTAACAATGATCTCATTCTTTGGAACAAATAAATTGCAAATGTTTACCGCTTCATTCAATAGCCCTCCTGGGTTGTCTCTTAAATCTAAGATGATCCTCTCAGCACCTTGTTTTTTTAAATCTTCTAAAGCTTCTTTGGTTTCCAGTGCCGCTTTTTTATTGAAATGGGCAAGAACAATATACCCGGTATTTGCGTCTATTTTCGCGTAAAAAGGGACTGATTTAACGGCCACTTCATCTAGTATAAGTTGGGTAGTAAGTGTTTTTCCCTGACGCAGGTATTTAATGTCGATTTTAGTGTTTTTTGTTCCTTTTAAGAGCTGTGAAGCCTCGTCTTTGAAATCAGCCAGAAGCACATCTCCTATTTGGATGATTTCATCACCCGCTTTTAAACCTGCTTTGTCCGCGGGAAAATTTTTGTAGATTTCCTTAATGGTTAATTTGTCTTCTTTTCGAGTGATTAATGCTCCAATACCGGTATACTCTCCGGAATTGTTTATTTTAAATCGAAGTACATCCTGTTCGTTAAAATAAACGGTATAGGGATCTAAACTGGCGAGCATACCCTTGATGGCTTTGTCCATAAGTTCCCCAGGATTTGCCTCGTCAACATAATTAGTGTTTAATTCTTTAAAAAGAGTAGTGAATATTTCTATTTGTTTGGCGATTTCAAAAAAGTCATCTTTGAAGCTGCTGCCCACAAAAAGAAATGCTGAGGCAACAATAGGAATTACGAATTTTTTTTTGAAAAAAGAGGCCATGTTTATTGTCTTTAATTATTGATGACTAAAATAGCAATTATTCATCAATAACAATACCAATACAATAAGGAATCTCTTAACGGAGCTCAAATATCAAGAAAAGTTATTCTGGTTTTAATTCGTTTT includes the following:
- a CDS encoding OmpA family protein; the protein is MMKKFLFFLVFTTLNSLMAQGEKVETVYFEFDKYAIDQFQENKILEFVKKADTSKIESIQIYGYCDDRGSNDYNYKLSENRVSTVRTLLTNNGFNKNKIVIIEGRGRVIIKNDEVENLMDVRTKNRRVDLLIVKKNTFGKGIYNSIQEKHSIGDRIYFEKIYFNLGSSVISKQSEEELDKIVAILQKKPTLEFEIRGHVCCTPSYYEDAIDQKTRERKLSVNRAKAVFHYLISKNINSLRMSYRGSGNKFPLGMGEALDRRVEFLITKI
- a CDS encoding S41 family peptidase — its product is MASFFKKKFVIPIVASAFLFVGSSFKDDFFEIAKQIEIFTTLFKELNTNYVDEANPGELMDKAIKGMLASLDPYTVYFNEQDVLRFKINNSGEYTGIGALITRKEDKLTIKEIYKNFPADKAGLKAGDEIIQIGDVLLADFKDEASQLLKGTKNTKIDIKYLRQGKTLTTQLILDEVAVKSVPFYAKIDANTGYIVLAHFNKKAALETKEALEDLKKQGAERIILDLRDNPGGLLNEAVNICNLFVPKNEIIVTTKSKNEKNNYTYKTVNEAVDTEIPLVIIVNGNSASASEIVSGALQDLDRAVVLGSRSFGKGLVQKPVDLTYGTQLKVTISRYYTPSGRCIQALDYAHKDKNGLATRTEGKNYNAFKTRKGRTVYDGGGILPDVELEESKKSAITNALIKNDGIFNYVTDYYYKNPNLGEQIPTITDTDFQEFKNFLKARNISFDTETEIALKNTLAVAKKEKIDDAIIAEYQQLLTSVQKSEEKLLDKNQNEIKSLMVDEIIKRFQYQEGVYNYYIKNNIEIKKAVSILNNSTQYKSILKI